The Jiangella sp. DSM 45060 genome contains the following window.
GTCAACGTGCGGACGCAGGACCTCTCCCGGGCGACAGGGTTCTACGCGGCGCTCGGCTTCGAGCTCCAGGAGGACTTCTCCACCGAGCAGGCCGCCTGCTTCGCCGTCTCCGACACGATCTACGTGATGGCCCTGGTCGAGGACTACTTCGCCGAGGCGGTCAGCAACGGCGTCTCGACCGGCGGCACCCAGGCGATCCTCGCCGTGAACGTCGCCAGCCGCGAGGAGGTCGACGAGCTGGCCGACCGGGCGCTGGCCGCCGGCGGCGAGAAGGCCAAGGACCCGTTCGACGAGGGCTTCATGTACGGCCGCAGCTTCCTCGACCCGGACGGCCACCACTGGGAGCTGGTCTGGATGGACCCCGACGCCACCTGAGCCACCGGCCGGCGGCGATGAATTCGAGCGACTTTGTCAGTCGGTATCGGCACAATCATCCGCGGAGGACCCACCATGACTGACGCACACACCGTCGCCGCCGGCCGGCAGCTGCCGCGGGCGCTGACGCCGTTCCGCACCCCGGCCTACCGCCGCCTGGCGGTGGCCCTGGTGCTGTCGACGTTCGCCACGGGCGTCTGGATCGTCGCGCAGGTGTGGGAGGTCATCCGCCTCGGCGGCGGGCCGGCCCAGCTCTCGGTCGTCTCCACGGCGTCGGCCGTCGGCGTGCTGCTGCCGGCGCTGCTGGCCGGCGTCGTCGCCGACCGCGTGCCGCAGAAGACCATCCTGTTGTGCGTCGCCGGCATCGAGCTCGGCGGCATGTCGCTGGTGGCGGTGCTCTCGCTCACCGACGTCACGCGGCTGTGGCACCTGGCCGCGGTCGCGTTCGTCACCGGCGTCGGCATGGCGTTCTACTACCCGGCCTACTCCGCGTGGCTGCCGGCGCTGGTGCCCGAGTCCGACCTCATGGCGGTCAACGGCTTCGAGGGCATGGTCCGCCCGACCATCGGTCAGGCGGCCGGACCAGCGGTCGCCGGCGCCGTCGTCGGCATGGCCAACCCCGGGTCGGCCGTGCTGGTGGCGGCCGGCGCGGCGGCGCTGGGCCTGCTGGCGCTGACGACGGTGCCGAAGACGGCGGTCCGCCGCGAGCTGCCGGCCGAGGCCGTCGCGCACCCGGTCCGCACCGCGCTCGCCGACATGCGCGAGGGGCTCGCGTACATGTGGCGCACCCCGTGGCTGCTGGCGACGCTGGTGTTCGCCAGCCTGATGATCCTCGTGCTCATGGGCCCGCTCGAGGTGCTGACGCCGTTCATCATCAAAGACCGCCTCGGTGGCGGCCCCGGCGACCACGCGTGGGTGTTGGGCGCGTTCGGCATCGGCGGCGCGGTCGGCTCGCTGATCATGGCGTCCATGCGCATGCCGCGCCGCTACCTCACCTGCATGAACCTGCTCTGGGGCATCGGCTGCCTGCCGATGATCGTCATCGGGTTCGCCGGGTCGGTCTGGGTGGTCATCGCGTCGGCGTTCCTGCTCGGGGCCATGTTCTCCGCGCCCATGGTCATCTGGGGCACGCTGCTGCAGCGACGGGTGCCGCCGGCGCTGCTCGGCCGGGTCGCCAGCCTCGACTTCTTCGTGTCCATCTCGCTCATGCCGGTGTCCATGGCGCTGGCGGGCCCCGTCTCGCAGCTCATCGGGCTGCGGGCGACGTTCGTCATCGCGGGCGTGGTGCCGGCGCTGGTGGCCGTCGTGGCCATCATCTGGGCGAAGCTCCCGGCCGACGAGCTGGCCCACCCGCTGCGCGACGAGCCCGAGTCCGAGCGTGGTCCGGCCCGCGGGCCGGGCGATGGGCGCGACGACGAGCTGGGCGGCGAGCTCGACGGTGATCCCGGCGACCACGACGGTGGTCCCGGCGGCGAACTCAGCGCCGTCCTGCCCGGGCCCGACGTCGAGCGCGAGCGGGTGCCCGACCCGGCCTGACGGTCCGGGTGGCCGGCCGCAGCCGTCAGCCGACGGTGGCCGGCCGTGACCGTCAGTCGACGGTGGCCGGCCGTGGCGGTCAGCCGACGGTGGCGGCGCGGGCGAGGCTCTGCGCCAGCGCGGCCGCCGGGTCGATGAGGTTCACCGGGTTCCGGTGCGCCCCGACGAGGTGGCCGTTGCGGACGTGCGGGTTGCCCTCGTCGACGTCGCCGACGATGCAGGTGACGTTGTCGCGGCCGCCGGCCGCCAGCGCGGCGTCGACCAGCCGTTGCGCCGCGGTTGTCGGCGTACCGACGTCGAGGAGGTCGCCGATGACCTCTTCGGGAACGAAGTCGGAAAGGCCGTCGCTGCACAGCAGCACGCGGTCGCCGGGCTGGAGGGCGACCCGCGCGATGGTGACCTCCGGCGTCGTCCCGGCCGTGACCGACCGGACGACGACCGAGCGGTACGGGTGCGTCGCGATGTCCTGGCGCGTGATGCGCCCCTCGTCGACCAGTTCCTGGACGAGGGTGTCGTCGCGGGTGAGCTGGCGCAGGTCCGGTCCGCGCAGCAGGTAGCCGCGGGAATCGCCGACGTGCGCGAGCGTGAACCCGTCGCCGTCCGCGAGCAGCGCCGTCAGCGTCGTCGCCATACCGGCCCGGGCGGGGTCGCGCCGCACGCCGTCGCCGAGGTGCGCGAACGCGAACGCGACCGCGTCGCTGAGCAGCGCCACCGGGTCCTGCCGCTCCCGCGACCCGAGCACGAACGACGCGATGACGTGCGCGACGCTGGCCGACGCGACCTCGCCCGCCGCGCTGCCGCCCACGCCGTCGGCCACCAGCAGCAGGCCGGCGCTGGCGTAGCCGGAGTCCTCGTTGTTGTCGCGCACCAGGCCGCGGTCGGACGTGGCGGCCGGCCGGAATCGGAGCATCGGAACGTCCTCCCATCGCCGGATCAGTCCCTGCACCCTACGCCCTCCGGTCATTGACACGATTCAATGCGCGCCCTACGCTCGCCGCAATGTCGAACGTGCTTCGACATTGCCGAACAAATCGAGCGGCCGGACCGCGCGGCCGGAAACGGAACGACATGACCGACGACGACGTCACGCGACCGCAGGCCGCCCCCCGCCAGGAGCCGCGGACCGCCATCCAGGCGATCGACCGCACGGTGGCGCTGCTCGACGTCGTCGCCGGCGTCGGCTCGCACGGCATCGGCCTGGGCGAGCTCGCCCAGCAGGTGGGGCTGCCGTCGTCGACCGCGCGGACGCTGCTGGCGTCGCTGGTGGCGCACGGGCTGGTCGCCCAGCACGCGAGCAGCCGGCACTACCTGCTGGGCTCGCGGTTCTTCGAGCTCAACCGCCGGTTCGTCCTGCAGACCGACCTCTCCGCCGCGGCCGCGCCGGTGTTGCGCACGCTGTGGGAGCGCACCCAGGAGACGGTGCACCTGGCGGTGTTCCACGGGTACCGCCGGGTCGACATCGCCGTGCTGGTCGGCCCGCAGCTGCTCACCATCGACCCGACGACGGCCCGGTTCGTCGACGCCTCGGCGACCCCGCCGTATCGCACCGCGGCCGGCAAGGTGCTGTTCGCCGGGCTGCCGCGGCCGGAGCGTCTGACCATGCTGCGCTCGGCGCCCTGGCGCGACGACACCCCGCCGGACGAGTCCGCGCTGATGGACGCCATGGACGACGTCGCCACGCACGGGTTCGCGACCAACCTCGAGGAGGAGGCGCCGGGCGTCTACGGTGTCGCGGCGCCGGTGCGCGATCACACCGGGCGCACCATCGCGGCCGTCTGCGTCGGGTACCCGTCGGTCCGGCACACCGACGCCCACGCCGCCTCGCTGCGCGACCACGTCGTCGACGCCGCCGCCGAGCTGTCGCTGATGCTCGGCGCCGACCCGGGCCGGGTGAGCGCATGACGGAGTACTACGACGTCGTGGTCGCGGGCGGCGGCACGGCGGGCGGGCCGGCGGCGACGCAGGCGGCCCGTCTCGGCGCCCGCACGCTGCTGGTCGAGAAGAACGGCGCGCTCGGCGGTACGACGACGGTGGCGGGGGTGTCGCTGCCCGGCCTGTTCCACGCGTGGGGCCGGCAGGTGATCGCCGGCATCGGCTGGGAGGCGGTGACGCGCTCGGTCCGCGAGGCCGGCCTGCGGCTGCCCGACTTCACCCAGTGGGAGCAGCCGCACCACCGCCTGCAGGTCCGGGTGTCGCCGGCGGTGCTGGCGGCCGTGCTCGACGACACGGTGGTCGGCTCGGGTGCGGAGCTGCTGCTGCACGCCATCGTGGCCGAGGCCGCGTGGGACGGCGCCGCGTGGCGGCTGACGCTCGCGACCAAGGACGGGCTGCACCGCATCAGGGCCGGCGCGGTCGTCGACTGCACCGGTGATGCCGACGTCGTCGCGCTCGCCGGGCTGCCCCGCTCGACCCGTCCGCGCCGTCAACCGGGCACCATCATGGTCCGGCTCGGCGGCTACGACCTCGCCGCCATCGACGTCGACGCCGTGCAGGCCGCGCACGACGACGCGGTGCGGCGCGGCGACCTGCTGCCCGCCGACCTCGCGCACAACCCCGTCGCGAAGTTCCTGCGGGTCCGCGGCGAGAACGCCATCCACGTCACCGGCGTGCAGGGCGGCACCAGCCGCGACAAGACGGCGGCCGAGGTCGCCGGCCGCCGCACCCTGCTGCGGATCCTGCGGTTCCTGCGGCGGCAGCCGGGCCTGGAACGCGTCGTCATCGAGTCGTGGGCGATCGAGACCGGCATCCGCGAGAGCTGGACCATCGACGGCCACGCCACGATCACGCTGGACGACTACACCAGCGGCCGCGCCTGGCCCGACGCACTGAGTTACAGCTTCTACCCGATCGACGTGCACCGGCCGGACGGCGACGGCATCGACATCAGGCCGCTCGCCTACGGCACCCTGCCCACCATTCCACGCGCGGCGATGATCCCGCGCGGATCGTCCCGGCTGGTCGTGGCCGGGCGCGCCATCAGCGGCGACCAGGAGGCGTCGTCCGCGTACCGGGTGCAGGCGTCGTCCATGGCCATGGGCCAGTCCGCCGGGGTCATGGCGGCGCGCGCCGTCGGCCGCGGCGACGACGTCCTGGACCTGCCGCTCGACCTGATCCACGACGACCTGCGCGCCCACGGGGCGATCCTGCCCGGCGACGTCGTCGTGCCACCCCTGCCCATCAAGGAGACCTCATGACCATCGACGCCGCTCGGTCGCGTTCCGCCCGTGTCCTGATCCAGCGGGCCACGCTCGGCACCGCCCTCGTGGTCGCGCTCGGCGCCTGCGGGTTCGTCAACTCCGGCGACGACGACTCGACCGAGGACGGCGGGTCGGGCGGCAGCCTCACGGCGTACGTCAACACCGAGCAGAACACCGGCCTCGCGCCGCTGATCGAGGCCTACGAGGAGGAGACCGGCGGCACCGTCGACATCTCCTCGGCCACCACCGACGAGCTGAACCAGCAGCTGCGGGTGCAGCTGACGTCCGGGACGGCGGCGGACCTCATCAGGGTGTCGCCGGGGAACTCCAGCCCGGTCGCGGTCGGGGTGCTGGGCCGCGAGGGCGAGCTGACGGACCTGTCCGACGCGGCGTGGACGGACGAGCTGGGCGACGACACCCGCGCCCTCGCCGAGGTCGACGGGCAGGTGCTGGCCTTCCCGGTGAGCCGCAACGCCATCGTCATGGCTTACAACCGCCAGGTGTTCGAGGACGCCGGCGTCGAGGTGCCGACGACCTGGCAGGAGTTCGTCGACGCCTGCGCGGCGCTCGACGCGGCCGGCGTCACGCCGATCGCGGCGCCGTTCCAGGGTGGCATCTTCTTCCAGTTCTGGGTCTACGCGCTGGCCGGGACGCTGGTCTACGCCGAGAACCCGGACATCGACGCGCAGCTGGCCGCCGGTGAGACGACGTTCGCCGAGAACGCGGAGTGGAACGAGGTGTTCGCCCGCATCGCCGAGCTGCGCGACGCCGGCTACCTCTCCGACGGCATGCTGGGCATCCCGGCCGACCAGGGGATGCAGTCGGTCGCGACCGGCGAGGCGGCGATGGTGCTGATGGTCTCGGCCGGCCTGCCGCAGCTGCACGGCTACTCCGAGGGCGGCGCCGACGCGTTCGGCGTCTTCGCGCTGCCGGCGAACGACGACGCGGAGGCGACGATGATCCCCGTGGCGCCGGACTTCCTGGCCGTCAACGCGGCGGCCGACCCCGAGGCGGCACGGGCCTTCCTCGACTTCCTGGCCGAGCCGGAGAACGTCGCGACCTACGCCAACGAGATGGGCGTGCTGCCCGGCCTGGCCACCGACGTCGAGCTGGACAGCGACGTGCTCGCGCCGATCCAGCCGCTGCTCGCGGACGGACGCTCCGTCGCCTACGCCAACTACCTGTGGCCCAACGGCGACGTCCAGCAGACCATGCTGCAGTCCGGCCAGGAGTGGCTCGACGGCGCGCTCGACACGACCGGGCTGCTCGGGCAGATGGACGCCGAGTACGCCAAGGGCCAGTCGTGACCCTGACCGCCAGCCCGCCGTCGGTCGACGGCGAGCAGCGGGCCGCCCGCCGCCGGTCCCGCCGGGCGAGTGTCCCGTACCTGCTGCTGGTCCCGGCGCTGGTCTTCTACGCGTTCGTGGTGCTGTGGCCGACGCTGCAGGGCGCCGGGTACGCGTTCACCGACTGGGCCGGACGGCGCGAGGCGCCGGGCTTCGTCGGGCTGGACAACTTCACCGAGCTGTTCTCGGCGCCGGCGGCTCGCTCGGCGCTGCGGAACACGCTGGTCATCGCGGTCTCGACGACCATCGTGCAGACGCTGGTGGGCCTGGCGCTCGCGCTGGCGCTGCACTCGGCGCTGGCCAGCCGGAACCTGCTGCGGACCATGTTCTTCGCACCGGCGCTGCTGCCGCCGGTGATCATCGGGTTCCTCTGGCAGTACATCCTGACCCCGGCCGGCCCGCTCAACGACGCCCTCAGCGCGGTGGGGCTGGGTGCACTGACGCAGAACTGGCTCGGCGACCCCTCGGTCGCGCTGGCCAGCGTCATCGCCGTCATCATCTGGCAGAACGCCGGCCTCACGATGGTGATCTACCTGGCCGGGCTCGAGGGCGTGCCGCCCGAGCTGCACGAGGCCGCCACGATGGACGGCGCCGGTCGCTGGCAGCGGCTGCGGCACGTGACGCTGCCGCTGCTGGTGCCGGCCACCACGATCGCGCTGTCGCTGACGCTGATCGGCAGCCTCAAGCTGTTCGACCAGGTCTACGTCATGACCGGCGGCGGCCCCGGCTACGCGACCGAGACGCTCTCCGTCGTCATGTACAAGGAGGCGTTCGTGTCGGGCCGGTACGGCTACTCCACGGCGATCGCGCTCGTACTGACGATGATCGTCTTCGCGTTCGCGCTGCTCCAGCTCCGGGCGCTGCGGCGGTTCGAGGTGCAGCGGTGAGCGCCGTGACGGTGCGCCCGGCGGCCCGGCGGCGGCGGTGGACCCTGCCGCGGATGGGCGCGGAGCTGGGCATGATCGCCGTCGCCGCGATCTTCCTGTTCCCGTTCTACGTCTTCCTCACTGTGGCGCTCAAGACGCCGGCCGAGCTGGCCCGCTCGCCGCTGGCGCTGCCCTCGGACCCGGCGCTGGCCAACTTCACCGAGGCATGGCAGCGCGGCGACCTCGGCACGGCGATGGTGAACTCCGTCGTGGTGACGGCGCTGTCGGTGTTCCTGCTGGTGACCTGCGGCTCGCTGGCGGCGTACGTGCTGGCGCGGCGCGGCACCCGGCTCAGCTACGGGACGTACCTGCTGTTCCTGCTGGGTCTGATGATCCCGCTGCAGCTCGGCATGGTGCCGCTGTACCAGCTGATGCGCGATCTCAACCTGCTGCAGACGTACACGTCGCTGATCATCTTCGAGATCGGGCACCAGCTGCCGCTGGCCGTGTTCCTCTACGCCGGGTTCCTGCGCGCGCTGCCCCGCGACTACGAGGAGGCGGCGCGCGTCGACGGCGCGGGGTCGCTGGCGGTGTTCCGGCGCATCGTCTTCCCGCTGCTGCGGCCGGTGACCGGCACCGTCGTGATCCTGTCGGCCATCAACATCTGGAACGACTTCCTGACCCCGCTGCTCTACGTCGGCGGGAGCCCGCAGCAGACGCTGCCGGTGGCGATCTTCGCCTTCCGCGGGGAGTTCGCCAGCCAGTGGCAGGTGATCTTCGCCGGGATGGGGATCGCGATCGTGCCGATCCTCGTCATCTACTTCCTGCTCCAGAAGTACATCATCAAGGGCTTCGCCAGCGGCATCAAGGGCTGACGGACCCCCGACCCGGCCGCGGTCGCGGCGGAATCACGGAGGCACCATGGCAGACGCAGGCGCCCGTCCGAACCGTCGGACGGTGATCATCGGCGGGGTGGCCGGGCTGGCCGGACTGGCCCTCAGCCGGCCGGCATACGCGGACCCCGTCACGGTGACTGGCGGCGGGCCGCTGGCCAGGCTCGCGCCGCTGTCTGGGACGCCCGCGCGGACGGCGTTCGCGGCGGCGGAGCAGCGGTACGCGTCGTACCTGGTCACGCTGGCCGACATGGTCAACGACATCGACGACTCCGACGGCGAGCTGCGCGGGTTCATGGCCGGCGGCTGGTGGCGCACGCCGGTGCAGCCGTTCAACGCGCGGATCATGGAGCACGTCGCCACGCTGGCCTGGTTCCACGGCGCCGACCGGCCGTGGAACCCGTACCGTCACGACCCCGCCCTGCTCGCCCGCCTCGACGCGGCCATCGGCTACTACCTGCGGCTGCAGCACGACGACGGCTCGTGGCCGGAGTACGCGCCGGACGAGCGGTCGCGGGCGGCCACGGCGTTCGCGCTCGGGTACCTGAGCAAGACGCTGCACGAGCTGCGCGCCGCGGACGTCCTGCCCGAGCGCGGCGCCGAGATCAGCGCCGCACTGCACCTGGCCATGACGTGGTTCCTCGACCCCGCCAACACCGGCGTCTGGCAGGACGGCATGGTCGAGTTCGCGAACCAGCCCGCCGCCGGGCTGGCCGGGTCGGCCAAGGCGCTGAACCTGGACCCGGACGCCGGCCTGCGCCGGCTGCTCGACGATCGCATCGCCTACTTCGCCGCCCACGCGCAGAGCCCGGCCGGGTTCCTCTACGAGCCGCGCGGCATGGACATCGCCTACAACCTCAACGTCACGCTCACCGAACTGCACGAGGTGCACACCGAGGTCGGCGAGCCGGTGTTCCTGCCGCTGGTGCGCCGGCTCGCGGACTGGCTCACCTACACCGTCGTCCCCGAGCCGGACGGCGCCGGGCTGGTCTCGTTCGCCTCCGGCGCCGCACGCACCCCGATGTACTTCCTCGACCCGGTGACGCCGGACCGGCAGCAGCGCGACCTGGGCTCGGTGTTCTCCCGCTCGGTCCCCGACCTGCGGGTGTTCTATCCCGCCCGCGAGGAGCGCGACGCGCAACGGACGGCGTGGGCGGCGGACCCGGCCCCGGTGCCGGCGCTGGCACCGGGGGACACCAACCCGCGGATCCCCGCGAACATCCCGTACGGCGAGGGTTTCCCGACCCGGCGGCAGCGCGATGTCGCGATCGCCGGACTGCCGGCCGTGCGGTTCAGCCGGTTCACCGAACTGCGCGCCGACCCGCAGGACCAGCACTACGTGTTCCTCCGGCGCCCGTCGTACTACCTGCAGGCGTTCCTCGGCACCCGGCCCAACGGCGTGGTGCGGGCGGGCCTCGGGCTGCTCTGGCACCCGGACGCCGGCACGTTCGTGCACGGCGGGCAGAACTCCAACGCCGAGTGCTGGGCGACGGTGCTCGCGAACGGCGGCACCGACGGCGCGTCGAACCTGACGCCGTCCTACTTCGCCGGGCCGGTCGGCGCCGGGCCGGCGGTCGAGCCCGGCCGGGTCTCCGCTGTCCGCGGCGACCTCGGCCTGCGCTGGACGACGACCGGCGGCAACGTGACCGTCGAGGCGCTGTTCACCGACGCCGGGCTGGTCCGCGGGATCACGACGAGCCTCGACGCGTCCGAGCAGGTCCCGCTCGTCCTCCGGCCGGACGACGACGTGCGGTGGTCGACCGGCGCTTCGGTGGCCTTCGGCGCGCCGGCCGCCGCGACGGCCACCGCGCTGGCGATCACCCGCGGCGACGTCACCCTGACGGTCGGCTGGGGCGCCGCCGCCGACGCCACCGTCACGCCGGCCGCACGGACCTACTTCCTGGACGCCTCCCGCCGCCTGCACCTCCTGCGCGTCCCGCACGGCCGCGCCGGCCGGATCGCCTACACGTTCTCGTAGCGCTGGAGCGGCCGGTAGTCGATGACGGTGATGCCCTCGTCGGCGAGGACGGTGCGTGCGCGGGCCGACGTGAGGAACGCGTGGTCGGTGGCGCGCACCCGCCAGCCGGTCGGCTCGACCGTCCGCCACTCCGGGGTCGGAAGCCCCGGGTGGACGGCCCATTCGCTGAGACCGGCGGGAAGGTCGCGCAGCAGCCGCTCGTACGCCGCCGGCTTGTCGTCGAGGTCGAGGGCGAAGCTGTCGACGAACGGGTGATCGACGACGGGCCGGCCGCGGGCGCGCGCCGCCGCCCGTCCGTCGTCGAGCCAGGCGCGGACGGCCAGGCCGTGCTCCGCGGCGAGCACCAGGCCCAGCTCGAACACGTCCGCGCGGCCGCCGTCGGCGAGGCAGTGCCAGTCCAGGTGGGTCGGCGCGAGGCCGGCCCGCAGCACCGACTCCAGCTGGGCGCGCAGCTCGCGCTCGACGTCCTCGATGCGGGCGCCGGCGAGCAGCCGGTCGCGGCCGGCGGGGGTGTCGGCGTACAGCTCGCCGGTGGCCGGGTCGAGCAGCGACGGCACCCGCTCCCGCGCCGCGACCGGCCCCCAGGCGGAGTCGTCGGCGTCGCGGATGAGGGTGAGGTGCACGCCGAACGACAGCCACGGCCGGTCCCGGAGCAGCCGCATCGCGTCGGCGGCGCCCGGCGGCGCCACCATGAGGCTGGCCGAGCCGGCGATCCCGTGCTCGACGGCGTCGACGACCGCCGCGTTGACGTCCGGGTGCATGCCGAGGTCGTCGCAGTTGACGATCAGGACACGTGCCGACGGCGCGAAGCCCAGCGCCTCGATCGTCATGGAGCCCATGATCTCACCCGTCGCCCAGGACAGATGCCCACAGGTCCGGCGCGTCGGCGGTCGTGGCGAGGTGGCCGTCGCCGAGGAGGAGGGCGCGCAGGTCGTTGAGGATCCATGCGACGTCGAGCGGGCCGGTGCCGAACCACGCGCCGAAGTCGACCTCGGCGACGACCGAGCCGGACGTGTCGAACAGCGGGTGGTCCAGCGGCGACGGCCCGCCGGCCGCGACCGAGCCGGTGTAGACGAAGACGACGTCGGCGAGGTGCCGGTCGAGCGTCTCGCCGGAGACCAGGACGTACCCGTGCTCGTTGCCCGGCGTGTTCTGGCCGGGTGGGCGCCGCAGGCCGAACCGGTCGAGGAGCGCGCCGCTCGTGCGCACGTTGTCGTAGACGCAGTACTGCTCGCCGCAGGCCGAGACCAGCGAGACGGTGGCGCCGGCGTGCTCCGACGCGGCGACGTCGGCGGCGGTGGCCTCGACGGCCGCGCCGAGCCGCTCGGCGACGGCGGCAGCATCGGCCTCGTGCCCGGTGGCGGCGCCGAGCCGCTCCAGCTGCTCCTCCCAGGGGCTGTTGTCGTCGATCAGCAGGACTGGTGCGATCTGCTCCAGCTGCTCCACCAGGTCGGCGCGGTCGTCCGTCCCGATGATCAGCGACGGCGCGGCCGCGGCGACGAGCTCGACGTTGCCGGGCTCGACCAGCTCGACGCCCGCGGCCTCGAGCAGGTCGTAGTTCGCCTCGACCACCTGGTCGCCGGAGTACTCGTTGCGCCCGGCGTGGGTCGGCTCGACGCCGAGGGCGAGCAGGCGCATGGCGGTGTAGTCGTCCAGCGCCCAGATGCCGGCGTCGGTCACCGGGACGGCGTCGTCGTCGCCCCCGCTCCAGCCGCCGCAGGCCGCGAGGACGGCGAGGCCGATCAGGCCGGCCAGCAGACGGCGCCGCATCAGCCGTGCGCCGCGATGCGCCAGTGCCGGGTCCGCTCGTTCTGGCGGCTGATCCGCGCGAACACCCCGTCGGTCCGGAGCAGGTCGGCGGGGGTGCCGTCCTCGACGACCCGGCCGTCGTCGAGCGCGACGACGTGGTCGGCCGCGGCCAGGGTGGCGGGACGGTGCGCG
Protein-coding sequences here:
- a CDS encoding ChbG/HpnK family deacetylase, coding for MTIEALGFAPSARVLIVNCDDLGMHPDVNAAVVDAVEHGIAGSASLMVAPPGAADAMRLLRDRPWLSFGVHLTLIRDADDSAWGPVAARERVPSLLDPATGELYADTPAGRDRLLAGARIEDVERELRAQLESVLRAGLAPTHLDWHCLADGGRADVFELGLVLAAEHGLAVRAWLDDGRAAARARGRPVVDHPFVDSFALDLDDKPAAYERLLRDLPAGLSEWAVHPGLPTPEWRTVEPTGWRVRATDHAFLTSARARTVLADEGITVIDYRPLQRYENV
- a CDS encoding ABC transporter substrate-binding protein, with protein sequence MRRRLLAGLIGLAVLAACGGWSGGDDDAVPVTDAGIWALDDYTAMRLLALGVEPTHAGRNEYSGDQVVEANYDLLEAAGVELVEPGNVELVAAAAPSLIIGTDDRADLVEQLEQIAPVLLIDDNSPWEEQLERLGAATGHEADAAAVAERLGAAVEATAADVAASEHAGATVSLVSACGEQYCVYDNVRTSGALLDRFGLRRPPGQNTPGNEHGYVLVSGETLDRHLADVVFVYTGSVAAGGPSPLDHPLFDTSGSVVAEVDFGAWFGTGPLDVAWILNDLRALLLGDGHLATTADAPDLWASVLGDG
- a CDS encoding carbohydrate ABC transporter permease; this translates as MTLTASPPSVDGEQRAARRRSRRASVPYLLLVPALVFYAFVVLWPTLQGAGYAFTDWAGRREAPGFVGLDNFTELFSAPAARSALRNTLVIAVSTTIVQTLVGLALALALHSALASRNLLRTMFFAPALLPPVIIGFLWQYILTPAGPLNDALSAVGLGALTQNWLGDPSVALASVIAVIIWQNAGLTMVIYLAGLEGVPPELHEAATMDGAGRWQRLRHVTLPLLVPATTIALSLTLIGSLKLFDQVYVMTGGGPGYATETLSVVMYKEAFVSGRYGYSTAIALVLTMIVFAFALLQLRALRRFEVQR
- a CDS encoding ABC transporter substrate-binding protein, translating into MTIDAARSRSARVLIQRATLGTALVVALGACGFVNSGDDDSTEDGGSGGSLTAYVNTEQNTGLAPLIEAYEEETGGTVDISSATTDELNQQLRVQLTSGTAADLIRVSPGNSSPVAVGVLGREGELTDLSDAAWTDELGDDTRALAEVDGQVLAFPVSRNAIVMAYNRQVFEDAGVEVPTTWQEFVDACAALDAAGVTPIAAPFQGGIFFQFWVYALAGTLVYAENPDIDAQLAAGETTFAENAEWNEVFARIAELRDAGYLSDGMLGIPADQGMQSVATGEAAMVLMVSAGLPQLHGYSEGGADAFGVFALPANDDAEATMIPVAPDFLAVNAAADPEAARAFLDFLAEPENVATYANEMGVLPGLATDVELDSDVLAPIQPLLADGRSVAYANYLWPNGDVQQTMLQSGQEWLDGALDTTGLLGQMDAEYAKGQS
- a CDS encoding PP2C family serine/threonine-protein phosphatase — protein: MLRFRPAATSDRGLVRDNNEDSGYASAGLLLVADGVGGSAAGEVASASVAHVIASFVLGSRERQDPVALLSDAVAFAFAHLGDGVRRDPARAGMATTLTALLADGDGFTLAHVGDSRGYLLRGPDLRQLTRDDTLVQELVDEGRITRQDIATHPYRSVVVRSVTAGTTPEVTIARVALQPGDRVLLCSDGLSDFVPEEVIGDLLDVGTPTTAAQRLVDAALAAGGRDNVTCIVGDVDEGNPHVRNGHLVGAHRNPVNLIDPAAALAQSLARAATVG
- a CDS encoding IclR family transcriptional regulator; protein product: MTDDDVTRPQAAPRQEPRTAIQAIDRTVALLDVVAGVGSHGIGLGELAQQVGLPSSTARTLLASLVAHGLVAQHASSRHYLLGSRFFELNRRFVLQTDLSAAAAPVLRTLWERTQETVHLAVFHGYRRVDIAVLVGPQLLTIDPTTARFVDASATPPYRTAAGKVLFAGLPRPERLTMLRSAPWRDDTPPDESALMDAMDDVATHGFATNLEEEAPGVYGVAAPVRDHTGRTIAAVCVGYPSVRHTDAHAASLRDHVVDAAAELSLMLGADPGRVSA
- a CDS encoding MFS transporter — encoded protein: MTDAHTVAAGRQLPRALTPFRTPAYRRLAVALVLSTFATGVWIVAQVWEVIRLGGGPAQLSVVSTASAVGVLLPALLAGVVADRVPQKTILLCVAGIELGGMSLVAVLSLTDVTRLWHLAAVAFVTGVGMAFYYPAYSAWLPALVPESDLMAVNGFEGMVRPTIGQAAGPAVAGAVVGMANPGSAVLVAAGAAALGLLALTTVPKTAVRRELPAEAVAHPVRTALADMREGLAYMWRTPWLLATLVFASLMILVLMGPLEVLTPFIIKDRLGGGPGDHAWVLGAFGIGGAVGSLIMASMRMPRRYLTCMNLLWGIGCLPMIVIGFAGSVWVVIASAFLLGAMFSAPMVIWGTLLQRRVPPALLGRVASLDFFVSISLMPVSMALAGPVSQLIGLRATFVIAGVVPALVAVVAIIWAKLPADELAHPLRDEPESERGPARGPGDGRDDELGGELDGDPGDHDGGPGGELSAVLPGPDVERERVPDPA
- a CDS encoding VOC family protein; this translates as MSRKLFVNVRTQDLSRATGFYAALGFELQEDFSTEQAACFAVSDTIYVMALVEDYFAEAVSNGVSTGGTQAILAVNVASREEVDELADRALAAGGEKAKDPFDEGFMYGRSFLDPDGHHWELVWMDPDAT
- a CDS encoding FAD-dependent oxidoreductase, with the protein product MTEYYDVVVAGGGTAGGPAATQAARLGARTLLVEKNGALGGTTTVAGVSLPGLFHAWGRQVIAGIGWEAVTRSVREAGLRLPDFTQWEQPHHRLQVRVSPAVLAAVLDDTVVGSGAELLLHAIVAEAAWDGAAWRLTLATKDGLHRIRAGAVVDCTGDADVVALAGLPRSTRPRRQPGTIMVRLGGYDLAAIDVDAVQAAHDDAVRRGDLLPADLAHNPVAKFLRVRGENAIHVTGVQGGTSRDKTAAEVAGRRTLLRILRFLRRQPGLERVVIESWAIETGIRESWTIDGHATITLDDYTSGRAWPDALSYSFYPIDVHRPDGDGIDIRPLAYGTLPTIPRAAMIPRGSSRLVVAGRAISGDQEASSAYRVQASSMAMGQSAGVMAARAVGRGDDVLDLPLDLIHDDLRAHGAILPGDVVVPPLPIKETS
- a CDS encoding carbohydrate ABC transporter permease; the protein is MGAELGMIAVAAIFLFPFYVFLTVALKTPAELARSPLALPSDPALANFTEAWQRGDLGTAMVNSVVVTALSVFLLVTCGSLAAYVLARRGTRLSYGTYLLFLLGLMIPLQLGMVPLYQLMRDLNLLQTYTSLIIFEIGHQLPLAVFLYAGFLRALPRDYEEAARVDGAGSLAVFRRIVFPLLRPVTGTVVILSAINIWNDFLTPLLYVGGSPQQTLPVAIFAFRGEFASQWQVIFAGMGIAIVPILVIYFLLQKYIIKGFASGIKG